In uncultured Fretibacterium sp., a single genomic region encodes these proteins:
- a CDS encoding GatB/YqeY domain-containing protein: protein MKLTERVAADLVAAMKERAELRLSVLRMLKAEFQKAQADKGRASELTDDDAQVLVRRLIKQRREAAEQYRAAGASERADGELAEAEVLEVYLPIQIGDAEIDALVAEAAKEAGAVSARDMGKLMRVLMPRVAG from the coding sequence GCGGCCATGAAGGAGAGGGCGGAGCTGCGGCTCTCCGTCCTGCGTATGCTCAAGGCCGAGTTCCAGAAGGCCCAGGCCGACAAGGGCCGGGCCTCGGAGCTGACCGACGACGACGCCCAGGTGCTGGTCCGGCGTTTGATCAAACAGCGCAGGGAGGCCGCCGAACAGTACCGTGCCGCCGGCGCGTCGGAGCGCGCGGATGGGGAGCTTGCGGAGGCTGAGGTGCTCGAGGTCTACCTGCCCATCCAGATTGGCGACGCGGAGATCGACGCCCTGGTCGCCGAGGCGGCGAAGGAGGCCGGGGCCGTCTCGGCGCGGGACATGGGCAAGCTGATGCGCGTCCTGATGCCGCGGGTGGCCGG